A window of the Bacillus sp. A301a_S52 genome harbors these coding sequences:
- the serC gene encoding 3-phosphoserine/phosphohydroxythreonine transaminase translates to MSNVYNFNPGPSPIPADVLTKAKANMFNYEQSGMAVMEMSHRSPLYEEIHFRAMNQLRDILQIPDTFEILFLQGGASLQFAMLALNFLPAQKKAGYVLTGSWSEKALKEASALGETTIIASSKDNNYCHIPHTDLTSLSNDTAYVHLTSNNTIYGTQWPKLPERGDVPVIIDMSSDILSRTISWENVDMVYAGAQKNAGMSGVTLVIMKKTLLESANTTLPPSLSYKQHADKQSLYNTPPTGAIYITGLVTDWIIQQGGIEEMARQAENKAQMIYDVIDNSNRFYTGHAEPTSRSLMNITFRLPNEELEKKFLAEAKEKGFIGLNGHRSVGGCRVSNYNAVPVEHVIVLKEFMEQFMEKNG, encoded by the coding sequence ATGTCAAACGTTTATAATTTTAATCCTGGTCCAAGTCCGATCCCTGCGGATGTTTTAACTAAAGCAAAAGCTAACATGTTCAACTACGAACAATCAGGCATGGCAGTTATGGAAATGAGTCACCGTAGTCCATTATACGAAGAGATCCACTTCCGAGCGATGAACCAATTAAGGGATATTCTACAAATCCCTGATACATTTGAGATTTTATTTTTACAAGGCGGAGCTAGTCTACAATTTGCTATGTTAGCCTTAAATTTCCTACCTGCACAGAAAAAAGCTGGCTATGTTTTAACGGGGTCATGGTCTGAAAAAGCTTTAAAAGAAGCATCTGCCCTAGGTGAAACAACGATCATTGCTAGCTCTAAAGATAATAACTATTGCCATATCCCTCACACAGACCTGACAAGCCTGTCTAACGATACGGCTTATGTTCATTTAACATCCAATAATACGATATATGGTACCCAATGGCCTAAACTCCCTGAACGCGGCGATGTTCCTGTTATCATTGATATGTCTAGTGATATTCTCAGTCGAACAATATCTTGGGAGAACGTAGATATGGTCTATGCAGGTGCACAGAAAAACGCGGGTATGTCAGGAGTAACATTAGTAATTATGAAAAAAACGCTACTTGAATCTGCTAATACTACATTGCCTCCTTCTCTGTCATACAAACAGCATGCAGACAAACAATCGTTGTATAACACACCGCCAACCGGTGCTATTTATATAACAGGATTAGTGACTGATTGGATTATCCAACAAGGTGGCATTGAAGAAATGGCTCGACAAGCTGAAAACAAAGCTCAAATGATTTACGATGTCATTGATAACTCTAACCGTTTTTATACAGGACATGCTGAACCGACCTCTCGATCATTGATGAATATTACTTTCCGCTTACCAAATGAAGAACTAGAGAAAAAATTTCTGGCGGAAGCTAAAGAAAAAGGGTTTATTGGTTTAAATGGCCATCGTTCTGTCGGTGGTTGTCGTGTATCTAACTATAATGCTGTACCCGTTGAACACGTTATTGTTCTTAAAGAATTTATGGAACAATTCATGGAAAAAAACGGGTAA
- a CDS encoding HIT family protein, with protein MHKKENCIFCKIVSGDIPSKKVYEDDHVLAFLDISQVTKGHTLVIPKAHEENIYELSNASAEHVFKAVPKVARAIKNAFLPEGINLLNNNGELAGQSVFHFHVHLLPRYGKGDGFGAVWHDHSSQYSNQDLTNIAETIQEKLN; from the coding sequence ATGCACAAAAAAGAAAATTGTATTTTTTGTAAAATTGTTTCAGGTGACATTCCCTCAAAAAAAGTTTATGAAGATGATCATGTTCTGGCTTTTCTTGACATCAGTCAAGTCACGAAAGGTCATACCCTCGTCATCCCAAAAGCACACGAAGAAAATATCTACGAATTATCTAATGCTTCCGCAGAGCATGTATTTAAAGCGGTCCCTAAAGTGGCTAGAGCGATTAAAAACGCCTTTTTGCCAGAGGGAATTAACTTGCTAAATAACAATGGGGAATTGGCCGGTCAGTCTGTGTTTCACTTCCACGTTCATCTGTTACCTCGTTATGGTAAAGGCGATGGGTTTGGAGCTGTGTGGCATGATCACAGTAGCCAATATTCCAATCAGGACTTAACAAACATCGCTGAAACAATCCAAGAAAAACTTAATTAG
- a CDS encoding ABC transporter ATP-binding protein, with the protein MSELLAVNNVSGGYHKNKPVLHDITFTVEPNEMVGLIGLNGAGKSTTIKHILGLMEPQKGEVRLAGQTLAENKMTYRQKLAYIPETPLLYEEMTLWEHLELTAMAYGLTEKEFKERADHLLKEFRMTKMKNWFPSHFSKGMRQKVMIMSAFLIRPSMYIADEPFVGLDPIGIKSFLDRMLELREEGCGILMSTHILATAEKYCDRFLFLHQGQLIMQGTLKELQMQANMPNAALDDIYVEMTKEDQP; encoded by the coding sequence ATGAGTGAATTATTAGCAGTTAATAATGTCTCTGGGGGGTATCATAAAAATAAACCTGTGCTACACGATATTACTTTTACCGTTGAACCTAATGAAATGGTAGGCTTGATCGGCTTAAATGGAGCAGGTAAAAGTACAACAATAAAGCATATTTTAGGATTAATGGAGCCGCAAAAAGGTGAGGTGAGATTAGCTGGACAGACATTAGCAGAAAATAAAATGACTTATCGGCAAAAGCTTGCTTATATTCCAGAAACGCCTCTTTTATATGAAGAAATGACGTTATGGGAACATTTAGAGCTGACCGCAATGGCTTACGGGTTAACAGAAAAGGAATTTAAGGAACGTGCAGATCATTTGTTAAAAGAATTTAGAATGACAAAGATGAAAAATTGGTTCCCTAGCCACTTCTCGAAAGGGATGCGACAAAAGGTCATGATTATGAGTGCTTTTCTTATTAGACCGTCTATGTATATAGCAGACGAGCCATTTGTGGGGTTAGACCCTATTGGGATTAAATCATTTTTGGATAGAATGCTTGAATTGCGAGAGGAAGGCTGCGGAATTCTTATGTCTACTCATATTTTAGCCACTGCTGAAAAATATTGTGATCGTTTTTTGTTCCTTCATCAAGGTCAACTGATTATGCAAGGTACGTTAAAGGAACTGCAAATGCAGGCAAACATGCCGAATGCTGCTCTCGATGATATTTATGTTGAAATGACAAAGGAAGATCAACCATGA
- a CDS encoding ABC transporter permease, translated as MNEVLNLWSKRRSDYWTMAVKYLKLIGNSGFLFTLYLLFVFGSYYYGQFLQWLPDTFPAIVFFTLIFTWLMTRGRTRTFVKQGDLIFLTPIEGRLDSYIRASIRYSWLMETFWVSLTLLVLAPLFFDRVAPYGSSLLFILVCMSLLKLWNLSTGFEEQRILDRLHYSYHTWMRAGLNAIAVYALFSQQSYLVIGIIAIALVIFYFGYFRQLSKNYSLKWERLVDIENQTVMTFYRVANSFTDVPSLKSKVRSRSWLSPLYKLVPYSGTKVYHYMFARSFLRANDYFGIFIRLTFLGVLFLTIVELDWGRWLISVLFAYMTALQIETLKNHYDTSQMVDLYPVSDNVKLAGHKFWLLTAGICQSLIFFAATVFSYGLAAGIVVLVLAVITYSYHIYVRLGKKYASSLLA; from the coding sequence ATGAATGAGGTACTAAACCTTTGGTCTAAACGTCGTAGCGACTATTGGACGATGGCTGTCAAATACTTAAAATTAATAGGGAACAGCGGTTTTTTATTTACGCTTTATTTGTTGTTTGTGTTTGGAAGCTATTATTATGGTCAGTTTTTACAATGGCTTCCAGATACGTTTCCCGCTATAGTGTTTTTTACCCTAATTTTCACATGGCTCATGACAAGAGGTAGAACAAGGACGTTTGTTAAACAAGGCGATTTAATCTTTCTAACACCAATAGAGGGTCGGTTAGATTCATATATTCGTGCATCTATTCGATATAGTTGGTTGATGGAGACATTTTGGGTTTCTCTAACACTTCTTGTTCTCGCACCACTATTCTTTGATAGAGTGGCACCTTATGGCAGTTCATTACTTTTCATTTTAGTATGTATGAGCTTATTAAAGCTTTGGAATTTGTCAACGGGTTTTGAAGAGCAGCGGATTTTAGATAGACTGCATTATTCATATCATACATGGATGAGGGCAGGATTAAATGCTATAGCTGTTTATGCCTTGTTTTCTCAACAGTCTTATTTAGTTATTGGCATTATTGCCATTGCTCTTGTTATCTTTTATTTTGGCTATTTTCGACAGCTTTCGAAAAATTACAGTTTAAAATGGGAACGGCTTGTTGACATTGAAAATCAAACAGTGATGACTTTCTATAGAGTGGCTAATAGCTTCACTGATGTTCCGAGTTTGAAATCCAAAGTGCGTTCTCGTAGCTGGCTGTCCCCCCTTTATAAATTAGTGCCATATAGTGGGACAAAGGTCTATCATTATATGTTTGCCAGATCATTTCTTAGAGCGAATGATTATTTCGGTATTTTCATTCGGTTAACATTTCTTGGGGTGCTGTTTTTAACAATCGTAGAGCTTGACTGGGGTCGATGGCTTATTAGTGTATTATTTGCCTATATGACAGCGTTGCAAATAGAAACGTTAAAAAATCATTATGACACAAGCCAAATGGTTGATTTATATCCTGTGAGTGATAACGTTAAGTTAGCAGGGCATAAATTCTGGCTGTTAACAGCGGGGATCTGTCAATCACTTATATTTTTTGCTGCTACAGTCTTTAGTTACGGCCTGGCAGCAGGAATTGTCGTTCTAGTGTTAGCGGTCATCACGTACAGCTATCACATTTATGTTCGTTTAGGGAAAAAATATGCATCGTCTTTATTAGCATAA
- a CDS encoding EcsC family protein — MSYTEKVERELKRWEHKINRPPSLPAGFSKRWQNKINNKIPEKIHNVVTESVKHMVQATLVGSDYLSELDRVTEATLEERDRLFDERVSMYKRTAAVEGAGTGFGGIMLGLADFPLLLTIKMKCLFDAGKIYGFNTDEPKERLFLLHIFQLAFSKEVVKKNSLEKVKVWDELEGVLRERDSESHEIDWRTFQLEYRDFIDLPKTLQLIPGFGALVGATANYHYLEILAYHTKNSFRYRLLTRE, encoded by the coding sequence ATGTCTTACACGGAAAAGGTCGAGCGTGAATTAAAGCGCTGGGAACATAAAATTAACCGTCCTCCCTCGTTACCGGCAGGGTTTAGTAAACGTTGGCAAAATAAAATTAATAATAAAATTCCTGAAAAAATTCATAATGTTGTAACCGAGAGTGTTAAACATATGGTTCAGGCGACGTTAGTAGGAAGTGATTATTTATCGGAATTAGATCGAGTCACGGAAGCTACATTAGAAGAACGCGACAGGCTGTTTGATGAGCGAGTGTCTATGTATAAACGTACAGCAGCGGTAGAAGGAGCAGGCACGGGGTTCGGTGGTATTATGCTCGGTTTAGCAGATTTTCCTTTATTGCTTACTATTAAAATGAAATGCTTATTTGATGCAGGAAAAATTTATGGCTTTAATACCGATGAGCCAAAGGAAAGATTATTCTTACTTCATATCTTCCAACTTGCTTTTTCAAAAGAAGTTGTTAAAAAAAATAGTTTAGAAAAAGTGAAAGTATGGGATGAACTAGAAGGTGTGTTACGAGAGCGGGACAGTGAGTCTCATGAGATAGATTGGCGCACCTTTCAACTGGAGTATCGTGACTTTATTGATCTGCCAAAAACACTACAGCTTATTCCAGGGTTCGGAGCTCTAGTTGGTGCTACTGCCAATTATCACTATTTAGAAATACTCGCGTATCACACTAAAAATAGCTTTCGATATCGTTTGTTAACCCGTGAATAA
- a CDS encoding class F sortase, with translation MILGISIVTLSFAPTIESVHEPVSEKGIEPAMIQIPTLGISAEVVTCHMNKDGSLQVPERGDVAGWMTNSPMPGDKGNAVIAGHVDDYTGPAIFFSLKKLVQGDEIVITSAYGSTLTFEVEKIEVYPNHYAPIDTIFGYASTPKLNLITCHGLFDRKRKTHEERLVVYTELKMQQEANIETASQ, from the coding sequence ATGATATTAGGCATAAGCATTGTAACACTTTCTTTTGCCCCTACCATAGAAAGTGTGCACGAACCTGTTAGTGAAAAAGGCATAGAACCCGCTATGATTCAAATTCCTACATTAGGAATTTCAGCAGAGGTCGTGACTTGCCACATGAACAAAGATGGCTCTCTGCAAGTACCTGAAAGAGGAGATGTAGCAGGATGGATGACAAACAGCCCTATGCCGGGAGACAAGGGGAACGCTGTCATTGCGGGTCATGTCGATGATTATACAGGCCCTGCGATTTTTTTCAGCTTAAAAAAACTCGTGCAAGGCGACGAGATTGTGATCACAAGCGCATACGGTTCAACCCTTACATTTGAAGTAGAAAAAATTGAAGTTTATCCTAATCATTATGCGCCAATCGATACGATCTTCGGTTATGCAAGTACTCCAAAATTAAATTTAATTACGTGTCACGGTTTGTTTGACAGAAAAAGAAAAACGCATGAGGAGAGACTAGTTGTATATACAGAGCTTAAAATGCAACAAGAAGCTAATATAGAAACAGCCTCTCAATAA
- a CDS encoding DUF4397 domain-containing protein gives MKKRKILARVVTLLFIFFTVSRFVLADTNDGKIRLVHTSPDTPQIDVAINDEVVVEELDYTQASDYIVIPPNEYTLTIYPSGDYDTPLLNQNVTIDEDRAYTAAIVHMLESLDVMVMEDTTMETDGKTIVRAANLSPDAPTVSFTANDVSLFTDLSFMTVSQYTEFASGVTNLNFLSLEQNNVLLSLPTIEFDNDMQYTMLLVGLTNGATELDTVILADPSLSRLPSQLPVTGFGGASEYKGNVITIGGILSILITLTGIFLLFQLQPWNNHSDR, from the coding sequence TTGAAGAAACGAAAAATACTGGCAAGGGTGGTGACTCTGCTATTTATTTTTTTCACTGTTTCTCGTTTTGTCTTAGCAGATACGAATGATGGTAAGATAAGACTTGTTCACACTTCCCCCGATACACCACAAATTGATGTGGCTATAAATGACGAGGTAGTTGTGGAAGAACTTGATTATACACAGGCATCTGATTATATCGTTATTCCACCAAATGAATACACATTAACGATTTATCCTAGCGGCGACTATGACACACCCCTCTTAAACCAGAACGTCACAATAGACGAAGATCGTGCTTATACTGCAGCTATCGTCCATATGTTAGAGAGTTTAGACGTCATGGTAATGGAAGATACAACAATGGAAACAGACGGAAAAACAATTGTCCGAGCGGCTAATTTATCTCCTGATGCTCCAACAGTTTCATTTACTGCTAATGATGTCTCCCTATTTACTGATTTGTCTTTTATGACCGTATCTCAATATACAGAGTTTGCCTCTGGAGTGACTAACCTGAACTTTTTATCTTTAGAACAAAACAATGTTCTATTATCTCTTCCCACAATTGAATTTGATAATGATATGCAATATACCATGCTTTTAGTTGGGCTTACTAATGGGGCAACGGAATTAGATACGGTAATATTGGCAGACCCTTCCCTTAGCCGTCTTCCTTCACAATTACCTGTCACAGGCTTTGGAGGGGCATCAGAATATAAAGGCAATGTCATTACAATCGGGGGTATACTTAGTATTTTAATAACATTAACAGGTATTTTTTTACTTTTCCAATTACAGCCATGGAACAACCATTCAGATCGATAG
- a CDS encoding amidohydrolase has protein sequence MNELYEKLASYYDEMVDIRRYLHQHPELSFQEVKTPQYISQYHRQLGHEVREGVGGRGVLATLKGEAGSGPTVALRADFDALPIQDLKEVPYKSTVPNVMHACGHDAHTSLLLVLAKALNSMKKSLKGTVVFIHQHAEELAPGGAKPMIDDGCLENVDVIFGTHLWATTPIGTIEYNEGPLMAAADRFEIIVHGKGGHGAQPHMTKDAILIGSQIVQSLQHIVSRRVDPMESAVISIGAFEAKNAFNVIADTARLEGTVRTFDEKIQAQVKENIAEVVHGIASSFGAKADFHYYKGYPAVINHSDKAQFVQRVASESKNIKQVIHATPQMGGEDFSYYLKHTKGAFFFTGAQHPDWETTYPHHHPRFDIDERAMLHGATVLGNLVLNTFENGV, from the coding sequence ATGAATGAATTATATGAAAAGCTAGCTAGCTACTATGATGAGATGGTTGATATTCGCCGCTACTTACATCAACATCCAGAGCTGTCTTTTCAAGAAGTAAAAACTCCGCAATACATTTCACAGTACCATCGTCAGCTCGGGCATGAGGTACGAGAAGGTGTCGGTGGTCGTGGTGTTCTGGCAACTCTCAAAGGAGAAGCGGGATCAGGACCAACAGTAGCATTACGAGCTGATTTTGATGCTTTACCTATTCAAGACTTAAAGGAGGTCCCTTATAAATCCACTGTCCCCAATGTCATGCATGCCTGCGGTCATGACGCCCATACCTCTTTATTGCTTGTGTTAGCTAAAGCACTTAATTCTATGAAGAAGAGTTTGAAAGGAACTGTCGTATTTATTCATCAGCATGCAGAAGAACTGGCTCCAGGTGGGGCAAAGCCTATGATTGATGATGGCTGTTTAGAAAATGTTGATGTTATTTTTGGCACACATTTATGGGCCACTACCCCCATTGGCACGATTGAATATAACGAAGGGCCCCTTATGGCTGCCGCTGATCGATTCGAAATTATCGTACACGGTAAAGGAGGCCATGGTGCGCAACCTCATATGACGAAAGACGCCATTTTGATAGGTTCTCAAATTGTCCAATCCTTACAGCATATTGTAAGTAGACGTGTAGATCCTATGGAATCAGCCGTTATTAGTATCGGTGCTTTCGAGGCAAAGAACGCCTTTAATGTTATTGCAGATACCGCGCGATTGGAAGGCACAGTACGTACGTTTGATGAAAAAATCCAGGCTCAGGTGAAAGAAAATATAGCTGAAGTAGTTCATGGGATAGCTAGCAGTTTCGGTGCCAAAGCAGATTTCCATTACTACAAAGGCTATCCCGCTGTGATTAACCATTCAGATAAGGCCCAATTTGTACAACGTGTAGCATCCGAATCAAAGAACATTAAGCAGGTTATCCATGCCACACCTCAAATGGGTGGAGAAGATTTCAGTTATTATTTAAAACATACAAAAGGGGCCTTTTTTTTCACTGGTGCCCAACACCCTGACTGGGAGACGACCTATCCTCATCATCATCCGCGCTTTGATATTGATGAACGAGCGATGTTACATGGCGCCACTGTACTTGGCAACCTCGTGTTAAATACTTTTGAAAACGGTGTGTAA
- a CDS encoding cytochrome c biogenesis protein CcdA, which yields MSVLSIFIINEVTFLSIWIALFAGVVSFLSPCVFPLVPAYIAQLTGGSINHHEIVADRKLILSRSIGFIIGFTSIFLVLGATSSLFGQLFLQNQVLLQQLGGIIIVLFGLQLTGIFSFNFLMNEKKLLKPSKSASFGRSILFGLVFAAGWSPCIGLVLGSIIALASQSTNTLGGMLLLLFYSVGIGLPFLLVALIYSKSINKIRNINRYLPLIQKTSGFIMILLGVMLFSGLFSRIAAYLSQYIPFNI from the coding sequence ATGAGCGTATTAAGTATTTTTATTATAAACGAAGTCACATTTCTTTCTATATGGATAGCTTTGTTTGCAGGAGTCGTTTCATTTCTGTCTCCTTGCGTGTTTCCACTAGTACCAGCTTACATTGCCCAATTAACTGGTGGAAGCATTAATCACCATGAAATTGTGGCGGATCGTAAGCTTATCCTTTCAAGAAGCATTGGATTTATTATCGGCTTTACGTCTATTTTTCTTGTTCTCGGTGCCACCTCTTCACTTTTTGGTCAGTTATTTTTACAAAATCAAGTATTGTTGCAGCAACTAGGCGGGATTATCATTGTCCTATTCGGATTACAACTAACAGGGATATTTAGCTTCAACTTTCTTATGAATGAGAAGAAATTATTGAAACCATCCAAGTCTGCTAGCTTTGGTCGATCCATCCTCTTCGGATTGGTATTCGCTGCAGGTTGGTCACCATGTATTGGACTCGTTTTAGGGTCTATTATCGCACTCGCATCACAAAGTACTAATACATTAGGAGGGATGCTATTATTATTGTTTTATTCAGTCGGTATCGGTCTCCCATTTTTACTTGTCGCCCTTATTTACTCTAAATCAATTAACAAAATTCGCAATATTAACCGTTACTTACCTCTCATTCAAAAAACGAGTGGTTTCATCATGATTTTACTAGGAGTTATGCTGTTTTCTGGCCTTTTCTCACGAATAGCAGCCTACCTGTCACAATATATTCCTTTTAATATTTGA